In Chrysoperla carnea chromosome 2, inChrCarn1.1, whole genome shotgun sequence, the following proteins share a genomic window:
- the LOC123293212 gene encoding translation initiation factor eIF-2B subunit alpha, with amino-acid sequence MQKEGIDTFFGSILKEEPDVSAGVAAIRTLLKVLEDDKSETVQELDSNLRLAVETMRNTNYPVTAVSSGCELFLRFITLAKLDTNTFDECKSIMVQRGKMFLIKLEEARGKVARLATQFIIDGCKILTHSKSRVVLETMQLAAKNKHFHVYITESAPDSSGIIMAKELEAVGIPCTIILDSAVAYIMEQIDMVMVGAEGVVESGGIINKIGSYTIALCAREMKKPFYVLTESFKFARVYPLSQQDVPNEFKYIAATRGKDTSKEHPLVDYTPPAYISLLFTDLGILTPSAVSDELIKLYL; translated from the exons atgcagaaagaag gtATTGATACCTTTTTTGGGAGTATTTTAAAAGAGGAACCTGATGTTTCTGCAGGTGTAGCTGCGATTAGaacattattaaaagttttagaagATGATAAAT ctgAAACCGTACAAGAGTTGGATTCGAATTTACGATTGGCTGTTGAAACGATGCGAAATACGAATTATCCAGTCACAGCTGTTTCCTCTGGGTGTGAATTATTTCTTCGGTTCATAACTTTGGCTAAATTAGATACAAAT aCCTTTGATGAATGTAAGTCTATAATGGTACAACGGGGTAAAATGTTCTTAATCAAATTGGAAGAAGCTCGAGGGAAAGTGGCCCGTTTGGCAACACAATTCATTATTGATGGCTGT aaaattttaacacaTTCTAAATCTCGAGTTGTGTTGGAGACAATGCAATTAGCAgccaaaaataaacattttcatgtATATATTACAGAATCTGCGCCTGATTCCAGTGg aattatcatGGCAAAAGAATTAGAAGCAGTAGGAATTCCATGCACAATTATTTTAGATTCAGCTGTTGCATATATTATGGAACAGATAGATATGGTCATGGTAGGCGCTGAAGGTGTTGTAGAAAGTGGgggtattataaataaa attGGTAGTTATACTATAGCGTTATGTGCTAGGGAAATGAAGAAACCATTTTATGTGTTAAcggaaagttttaaatttgctcGTGTTTATCCATTAAGTCAACAAGATGTTCCAAATGAATTTAAG tatATCGCAGCTACAAGAGGTAAAGATACGAGTAAAGAACATCCTCTCGTGGATTATACACCCCCAGCGTATATCTCATTATTATTTACAGACTTAGGTATTTTAACACCATCTGCTGTGAGCGATGaactaataaaattgtatttatag